A region from the Triticum aestivum cultivar Chinese Spring chromosome 3D, IWGSC CS RefSeq v2.1, whole genome shotgun sequence genome encodes:
- the LOC123076420 gene encoding probably inactive leucine-rich repeat receptor-like protein kinase At5g48380: protein MEDTKFLLLFLLLNSSTLCFSTEHDIQCLKSVQQSVIDPLGVLKSSWNFRNNTDGYICRFTGVECWHPDENRVLSLRLGNLGLEGPFPHGLQNCTSMSGLDLSYNNFSGPIPSGIAQQIPYVTSLNLSYNNFSSEIPESIANLAYLNMVNLQHNQLRGQIPERFSVLGRLTSFNVADNLLSGPIPTFAQDFLPLYFAGNRDLCGAPLDECPRSRRWRLIPIRPHRINEDSSIGAAVGFVLGFVVAFYFQHSFVCSKRLRAFVVAYDSLMRPDHLSTETENLAYAREIWTMGILVGIQLLV from the exons ATGGAGGATACCAAGTTCCTCCTTTTGTTTCTCCTCTTGAACAGCTCAACATTGTGTTTTAGTACTGAACATGATATCCAATGTCTGAAGTCTGTGCAACAATCAGTGATTGATCCCTTGGGGGTACTCAAATCCTCTTGGAACTTCAGAAATAACACCGACGGTTACATATGCCGCTTTACTGGTGTGGAATGCTGGCACCCCGACGAAAACAGGGTTCTCTCTCTGCGACTCGGCAACCTAGGACTTGAAGGCCCATTTCCCCATGGTCTTCAAAATTGCACAAGCATGAGTGGCTTGGACCTGTCGTATAACAACTTTTCAGGACCGATTCCCTCCGGTATCGCACAGCAGATACCGTATGTGACATCTCTGAATCTCTCATACAATAACTTTTCAAGTGAAATCCCAGAGAGTATCGCAAATTTGGCATACCTGAACATGGTCAACCTTCAACATAACCAACTCAGAGGTCAAATTCCAGAGCGTTTCAGTGTGCTTGGTAGGTTAACCTCGTTCAATGTTGCAGACAATTTGCTATCAGGGCCCATCCCCACTTTTGCACAGGACTTCTTGCCTTTATACTTTGCTGGTAACCGGGACCTTTGTGGTGCACCATTGGACGAGTGCCCCAGGAGTCGAAGATGGAGGCTGATACCAATCAGGCCACACAGGATCAACGAAGACTCCAGTATCGGAGCGGCTGTCGGGTTCGTCCTAGGGTTCGTGGTGGCCTTCTACTTCCA GCATTCCTTCGTCTGCTCCAAGAGGCTCCGTGCCTTTGTTGTTGCATATGATTCACTT ATGCGTCCCGATCATCTTTCCACCGAGACTGAGAACCTTGCATATGCACGAGAAATCTGGACCATGGGTATTCTTGTTGGTATACAACTATTGGTCTAG
- the LOC123075139 gene encoding probably inactive leucine-rich repeat receptor-like protein kinase At5g48380: MADDTKFLLLALLLSCSSLCFGSEADIQCLKSVQQSVIDPNGVLKSSWYFENPYPNDAYICRFTGVECWYHDENRVLSLRLGNLGLEGPFPQGLENCSSVTGLDLSNNNFSGPIPQDISRQVPYLTSLDLSYNSFTGSIPQNISNMTYLNILNLQHNQFSGQIPPQFNLLTRLTAFNVAENLLSGPIPSLLQNFSASNFAGNQGLCGSPLDECSTPQRRWRPVRIRLHRLNDQSSIGAAVGFVVGFVVAFYFPQCFVCSERFRANVVRI; encoded by the coding sequence ATGGCTGATGATACCAAGTTCCTCCTTTTGGCTTTACTCTTGAGCTGCTCATCGTTGTGTTTTGGTTCTGAAGCTGATATCCAGTGCCTGAAATCTGTACAACAATCAGTGATTGATCCCAACGGCGTACTCAAATCCTCGTGGTACTTTGAAAATCCCTATCCCAATGATGCTTACATATGCCGCTTTACTGGTGTGGAATGTTGGTACCATGACGAGAACAGGGTTCTCAGTTTACGTCTTGGCAACCTAGGACTTGAAGGCCCATTTCCTCAAGGTCTAGAGAATTGTTCAAGCGTGACCGGCCTGGACCTGTCAAACAACAATTTTTCAGGACCAATCCCTCAGGACATTTCACGGCAGGTGCCGTACCTGACATCTCTGGACCTTTCGTACAATAGTTTTACGGGTTCAATCCCACAGAATATCTCAAATATGACATATCTGAATATCCTCAACCTTCAGCATAACCAATTCAGCGGTCAAATTCCACCGCAATTCAATTTGCTTACTCGGTTAACCGCATTCAATGTTGCGGAGAACTTGTTATCAGGGCCTATTCCTTCTTTGCTACAAAACTTTTCGGCTTCGAACTTTGCTGGTAACCAAGGGCTTTGTGGTTCACCCTTGGATGAGTGCTCCACCCCTCAGAGGAGATGGAGACCGGTACGAATCAGGCTGCACAGGCTCAACGACCAGTCGAGCATCGGAGCGGCCGTCGGATTTGTCGTGGGATTCGTGGTGGCCTTCTACTTCCCGCAATGCTTCGTCTGCTCCGAGAGGTTTCGTGCCAACGTCGTCCGCATATGA
- the LOC123075140 gene encoding probably inactive leucine-rich repeat receptor-like protein kinase At5g48380, translating into MADDTKFLLLFLLLNSSTLCFSTKQDIQCLKSVQQSVTDPNGVLKSSWNFENNTVAFICRFTGVECWHPDEDRVLSLRLGNLGLEGPFPRGLQYCTSMMNLDLSNNNFEGPIPANISREVPYLTSLDLSCNSFSGSIPQNISNMIYLNVLSLQHNQFRGEIPRQFNLLTRLSEFNVAENSLSGTIPSLLVVRFSASNFAGNQGLCGSPLDDCPPSKRRWRPVRIRLHRLNDQSSIGAAVGFVVGFVVAFYFPHCFVCSERLRAYVIRI; encoded by the coding sequence ATGGCTGATGATACCAAGTTCCTCCTTTTGTTTCTCCTCTTGAATAGCTCAACATTATGTTTTAGTACAAAACAAGATATCCAGTGCCTGAAGTCTGTGCAACAATCAGTGACTGATCCCAACGGTGTACTCAAATCCTCTTGGAACTTTGAAAATAACACCGTTGCTTTCATATGCCGGTTTACTGGTGTGGAATGCTGGCACCCTGACGAGGACAGAGTTCTCTCTCTACGACTCGGGAACCTAGGACTTGAAGGCCCATTTCCTCGTGGTCTTCAATATTGTACGAGCATGATGAACCTGGACCTGTCAAATAACAATTTCGAAGGACCAATCCCTGCCAACATTTCACGGGAGGTGCCGTATCTGACATCTCTGGATCTTTCGTGCAATAGCTTTTCGGGTTCAATCCCACAGAATATCTCAAATATGATATATCTGAATGTCCTCTCCCTCCAGCATAACCAATTCAGAGGTGAAATTCCACGGCAATTCAATCTTCTTACTCGGCTATCTGAATTCAATGTCGCAGAGAACTCGTTATCAGGGACTATTCCTTCTTTGCTAGTAGTAAGGTTTTCGGCTTCGAACTTTGCTGGTAACCAAGGGCTTTGTGGTTCACCGTTGGATGATTGTCCCCCCTCAAAGAGGAGATGGAGACCGGTAAGAATCAGGCTGCACAGGCTCAACGACCAGTCGAGCATCGGAGCAGCCGTCGGATTCGTCGTGGGGTTCGTGGTGGCCTTCTACTTCCCGCACTGCTTCGTCTGCTCCGAGAGGCTCCGAGCCTACGTCATCCGCATATGA